The sequence CCGGCAGCAGCGACGGCGTCCTCGTCGAGCTTCCTACTCAGGTATGGCGCGACGAAGCCGCCTCCACTCGGGTACCACGGGTTCGGACCTACGGCGTCTTAGAGAAGCTTCTCTCGCTCTGCAGGAAGCGCGGAGCCCCGGGGCCGACCCTGACAGCGGCGTCCTCGTCAACATGCCCGCTGACGACGCCACCAGCGGCGAGACCTTCGACGACGCCCCCGAAGATCTCGCGGCCGCCGGCTCGCTCTCCGCACGCTCGCTGGACGAGTCCATAGCCGTCATCGACTTCCCTGAGGTTTCCAGCACCAGCGCCGAGCTCCGCAAGTACCAGGTGCTGCTTCCTCTTTCCTCTCCCGTCAGATTATATTGGTTTTGTGCGTGATTTTGCTGCggaagctctaatttgtgatgtgACGAACAATGTTTTTTTTTTGTTCAGGAAGAGAAGGCTGTATTTGCTCGGGAGGCAGTGGCACTCCGGAGGTTGCTACAGGAGATGTTGGGGCAGGAAGCTTCAGTTGCGTTGCATGGAGAGGACGCTGACGAGACACTGTTGCATTCAATGCTGGACGACTGCTCGAGGCTTGTGCTTGAACTTAACTCGATGGCACGGGCCAGGGAGCAAGAGATTGAGAGCCTACATGCCAGGGCTGCAGAGGCAGAGGTATCAAGTGAGGTTGCTCATGTATACCTGGGTTCGTGGAGAGAAGGGTCTGAGCAAGCTGTTGGGCGGATGCTTGCATCAATTGATGCTGTGGTTAGGCAAGATGATGCCAGCTTTGAGGGTGCTGACCAGGATGGGATTTCTATTCTGGAAAGGAAGACTTCATTGCTTGTGGAGAGGTACAGGCAGGCCTCGATGGGTATTGAACAGCTTGAGCAAATTTTAGCTGAGGTGAAGCCTGGTTTCGCGGCCACAGGGCACGGTGACCTTGCTACCACTTTAAGTGTTCTTTCAGATGAATTGGTTGGTAGCAAGAGAAATGAGGTGGATTTACTGCAGAAGATGAATGCTTTTGCTGAAGAGAAGAAGGCTATTGCTGATGAACTTGAGGAAGTGAAAGCTGCTAGGAATGCAGTGAATGCTGAGGCAAGCAAAGCAAAGGCAGAGTTTGAGCAGATGGAGCAAAAGTTATCAACGACTAAGGAGAAGCTCAGCATGGCTGTTACGAAGGGCAAGTCACTGGTGCAACACCGTGATTCCTTGAAGCAGGCCTTGGCTGAAAAGACGGGTGAGCTTCAGAGTTGCATGACAGAATTGCAAAAGAAGTCTGATGCCCTGCAAGCAGCTGAGAGCAGGGTTGATGAGCTACAGATTTTTTTAGATGAAAAGACAAGTGAGCATGAAAAGTGCTTGGATGAGCTTCGAGACACATATAGTGCATGGGAAGCTGCTAAGACCAGCATGGAGCAATTAAATGAATCAAAAAGTGCCCTGCATGCTTCCCTTTCACTAAAGGATGGGGTTTTTGAACGCATTGAAGATATCATGTCAGAGGCAACATTTCCAGAAGATCTTCTTTCCTTGGAGATGACAGATAGGTTGGGATGGTTAGTTGAGCAGAAGAAAATTGCAGATATGATCTTCTCAGAGCATCAGAAAGTTAAAGAAATCTTGAGCTCTGTTGACATTCCACATTCTGTCTTAACCTCTGAACTTGATTCCCAGATCAGTTGGCTTGCCAGCTCACTGAACCAGGCCAAAGATGATGCGGTCCGGTTGCGTGATGAGTCTGCTGAAATGTTGGCTAAAATGGCTGCACATGAATCAAAGCTGGTGTCAATGCATGAGGAAATTGACCGTTTGACAATTATTCTACTGGAAGAGAAACAGGAAAAGGATATTCTTTTAAATGAACATTCTGAATTGATGTCCCTATACAAAGCTGCTGTTAATAAGTTGTCCCTTGTCTCATCACAAAATAATGAGTTGCTAAAGGCATTTGCGGAATTTTTTGATGTCACATTGGAGGGTAGTCAGTCTATGGATATTGCCAAATTGGTACAGCAGGGCCTCAGAAATATCCAACAAAGACCAAAATCTTCTCCTATTGAGAGTGGCAGCTTTGAGAAGCTACAAGCACTACTGTATACCCTAGACCAGGAATCAACACTATGTAAGATGATTCTTGAAGAAGACATGATTAACAGATCTGAGAGGACTGGTGAACTTCAAAGAATGGCTGAGGAGATTATTGTTCTGAAAAATGAGAAGGTATCACTGCAGAAGGAGGTTGAACGGGTGGAGGAGAGATCAGCATTGCTTAGAGAGAAGCTGTCAATGGCTGTAAAGAAGGGCAAGGGTCTGGTACATGAGCGTGAAGGACTCAAGCAAGCTCTCGACGAGAAGAGATCTCAAATAGAGAATTTGAAACAAGTTTTGGAAGGGAAGAGCTCTGAGATAGAGAAGTTAAAACATGCTCTGGATGAAAATAAGTCTGTAACAGAGAATGTGAAGCAAGTTTTGGACGGGAAAAACACTGAGATTGAAAGGCTTAAACATGCTCTGGGTGATAGTTGCGTGGAAACAGAAAACTTAAAACAAGCTTTTGCTGAGAAAACCTCTGAAGCATATAAAATAAAACAAGAACTGGATGCAAAGAACATGGATATTGAGAATCTAAGAGGTGCGATAGAGTCAAGAGAATCTGCCATGACAGATCTCAGAGAGCATGTTGAACATCTATTGTCGTCGCAGGTTGCACGTTTGGAAAAGTTGCAAGTAGATATTGTTACCCTTAATGATGAAAAGGTGAAATTAGAAAGCATGTTGGAAGAAGCCAGAGCTTCCTGGGACACTCTTGCTGATTCAATATCAAGCCTTACTCTTCCTATTGATCAGCCTTTTGAGGGGCCTATGGAAAAGTTTAGCCAGATTGCCCAATACATCCAGGAATCTCAAGTTGCTAAGAGTTCTCTTGAAAATGAGCTACAGAAAGCAAATGAGCAAATTACCTTACATGCTAGCAGGCATTCTGATGCCCTTTCCACAATAAACATGTTAGAACATGAGTTGAGTAAACTAAAAGATCATATTTCTTCCATTTCTGAAGAAAAACGTCAAATGCAGTTAAATACTTCTGCTGTACAGGAGGAGTTGGAGAAAACAAACGAGGAACTGGCAATCAATTTCAGGAACCTTGAAAGTGCCAACACCACCATTAATTCACTACAAGATGCACTATCACAGGCTAGATCAAATATTTTTATTCTTGCTGCTGAAAAGAATGAAGCTGAAGCTAAATATGAAACAGAAATAAATGCTCTTAATGCTGAGCTAACCAAATGTTTGGAGGAGTTGGATAAAACTCATGGGCACTTACAAAGTCATTCAACAGAATATCATGGTTACCTTGAGAAGCTTGGCATGTTTATGATGGATGATAGTCTCTTGTCTCTGATAGCTGAAGAATATGGAAAGACATTCAACAGCTTGAGAGATATGTGTCTTATAGTCAAGAGTATGCATGAGCAGCTTTCTGTGAAGAGTTTTCAGAATGATTCAATTGTGGAGGTATATTTTTTTTCCTTTGATAATGCATTTTTAGGATTCTCTGTTCTGTGCAGTGAAGTGAGATAATTTGTTGGTTTATTCATCTCGTTGGCTTTTTTAGAGCTATCTATAGTTCTATACGCTGTACTTCCAACAATGCTTGGGCTGAGTTGTATGCTTTGTCTAATCATCATATTTGCTATCTAGTTCTGTGTTATCTGTTTTGTCAACTTTGTAATGTTGTTCTCAGTGTGTGCAATTGCTTCCCATCAGTAAACAAGATAGCTGAGCGAGTAAGAGTAATCTAATTAAGAGCTTCAACATGGAGCATCTGATCTTACTAGTAAGATAGTTTAGGGTGATGGCTGGAATACACTGTTAACATGGCCATCTAGATTCACCTAGACACCTACTACATTATTTTGCCTTCATGTTGCGCGAGCGATCAAAGAGGTGGATCAATTGTAAACCCCCCTCCCCATCTTAGAATATACctttttctcttttgttcccttTAGTTTGCTTTGTAATTCTTGTCAGGTGTAATGATTGTAACTTTGACCTCTTCATGATCACCAAATGTAAGCAGGATTCAGAACTCTCATCACTTTTATCTCTTCCGGACTATGAGAGCTTTGTTAGAGAAAGATTGGTCAAGAACATAAATAGAAAAGGGAATATTGATGACACTTCATCCTTCTCTACTATTGTTGAACAGTTGAGCAACCAAACTGAATACCTTTCTAGTTTTTTAAAAGATTTGTCAACCTACATGAATAGCAATATTATTGTGGTGCTTCGTTCTCTGCAACTAGTGAGCAACACCTTTGCCCATACTCTAGAAGAGCATGACATGTTGAAGGTTGAATTGGGGAACAAGGATGCTCATAACAGAGCTCAAGAATCTGAAGTGCTTTCTCTACAAAAAGATCTGAGAGCAATG is a genomic window of Zea mays cultivar B73 chromosome 5, Zm-B73-REFERENCE-NAM-5.0, whole genome shotgun sequence containing:
- the LOC103627381 gene encoding myosin-9, encoding MPDGLIRSPTRTRPRSVVAAAVAMGDHSDSDSSPKSSSSSSSPSARRRSSPQRSRAHTDETGSSDGVLVELPTQEARSPGADPDSGVLVNMPADDATSGETFDDAPEDLAAAGSLSARSLDESIAVIDFPEVSSTSAELRKYQEEKAVFAREAVALRRLLQEMLGQEASVALHGEDADETLLHSMLDDCSRLVLELNSMARAREQEIESLHARAAEAEVSSEVAHVYLGSWREGSEQAVGRMLASIDAVVRQDDASFEGADQDGISILERKTSLLVERYRQASMGIEQLEQILAEVKPGFAATGHGDLATTLSVLSDELVGSKRNEVDLLQKMNAFAEEKKAIADELEEVKAARNAVNAEASKAKAEFEQMEQKLSTTKEKLSMAVTKGKSLVQHRDSLKQALAEKTGELQSCMTELQKKSDALQAAESRVDELQIFLDEKTSEHEKCLDELRDTYSAWEAAKTSMEQLNESKSALHASLSLKDGVFERIEDIMSEATFPEDLLSLEMTDRLGWLVEQKKIADMIFSEHQKVKEILSSVDIPHSVLTSELDSQISWLASSLNQAKDDAVRLRDESAEMLAKMAAHESKLVSMHEEIDRLTIILLEEKQEKDILLNEHSELMSLYKAAVNKLSLVSSQNNELLKAFAEFFDVTLEGSQSMDIAKLVQQGLRNIQQRPKSSPIESGSFEKLQALLYTLDQESTLCKMILEEDMINRSERTGELQRMAEEIIVLKNEKVSLQKEVERVEERSALLREKLSMAVKKGKGLVHEREGLKQALDEKRSQIENLKQVLEGKSSEIEKLKHALDENKSVTENVKQVLDGKNTEIERLKHALGDSCVETENLKQAFAEKTSEAYKIKQELDAKNMDIENLRGAIESRESAMTDLREHVEHLLSSQVARLEKLQVDIVTLNDEKVKLESMLEEARASWDTLADSISSLTLPIDQPFEGPMEKFSQIAQYIQESQVAKSSLENELQKANEQITLHASRHSDALSTINMLEHELSKLKDHISSISEEKRQMQLNTSAVQEELEKTNEELAINFRNLESANTTINSLQDALSQARSNIFILAAEKNEAEAKYETEINALNAELTKCLEELDKTHGHLQSHSTEYHGYLEKLGMFMMDDSLLSLIAEEYGKTFNSLRDMCLIVKSMHEQLSVKSFQNDSIVEDSELSSLLSLPDYESFVRERLVKNINRKGNIDDTSSFSTIVEQLSNQTEYLSSFLKDLSTYMNSNIIVVLRSLQLVSNTFAHTLEEHDMLKVELGNKDAHNRAQESEVLSLQKDLRAMSSKCIYCVQQIEIVFDDMVDLGYAIDLATGSSSIGSELEVTVSDLKNEDTSDYSKVADTLLATIDTLKSKSEKLSTIKGLVITSLDDFKMKLKQAEAAAETASHEHQLSVERVCMLEKELKILQDECNKMELNIQEYKEREGALKARELELLSVEHTQISADRGLTDNAISKDQTEALVEKISKLNMLSGESNVQREEATSPLDKLFVVIDEFSALQHEVETLRYENEDLQLNIESYTREIEQLREVSRNSDLTNRELESKGSELLEVAVSMERMIQRLGYLGGKDVLEDNKPASTQALLSKLEKLIIASSTESGNSKSIIQELGAKLQSREKAVDELSTKVKMLEDLCHAQLSQPEPSKDRSFEASSSTIGSDMSDIEDAGPVGKTTSVSSVSTAAHARTMRKGSADHLVVNIGSESERLIAAQDSDDKGRIKSLHTSGFIPAQGKHIADRVDAFWVSGSQILMNRPRARLGLMLYWLAVHLWLMGSIL